A single genomic interval of Procambarus clarkii isolate CNS0578487 chromosome 17, FALCON_Pclarkii_2.0, whole genome shotgun sequence harbors:
- the LOC123772516 gene encoding semenogelin-2-like produces MRGPQQEMRGPQQEMRGPRQVMRGPRQEMRGSTTRDEGSTTRDEGVHDKRHKGSTTRDTRGPRQETQGVHDKTREVHDKTHKGSTTRDTRGPRQETQGVHDKRHKGSTTRDTRGPRQETQGVHDKRHKGSTTRDTRGPRQETQGVHDKRHTGSTTRDTRVPRQETQGVHDKRHKGSTTRDEGSTTRDTRGPRQETHGVHDKRHKGSTTRDTRGPRQETQGVHDKRRGVHDKRHKGSTTRDTRGPRQETQGVHDKRHKGSTTRDTRGPRQETQGVHDKR; encoded by the coding sequence ATGAGGGGTCCACAACAAGAGATGAGGGGTCCACAACAAGAGATGAGGGGTCCACGACAAGTGATGAGGGGTCCACGACAAGAGATGAGGGGGTCCACGACAAGAGATGAGGGGTCCACGACAAGAGATGAGGGGGTCCACGACAAGAGACACAAGGGGTCCACGACAAGAGACACAAGGGGTCCACGACAAGAGACACAAGGGGTCCACGACAAGACACGAGAGGTCCACGACAAGACACACAAGGGGTCCACGACAAGAGACACAAGGGGTCCACGACAAGAGACACAAGGGGTCCACGACAAGAGACACAAGGGGTCCACGACAAGAGACACAAGGGGTCCACGACAAGAGACACAAGGGGTCCACGACAAGAGACACAAGGGGTCCACGACAAGAGACACAAGGGGTCCACGACAAGAGACACAAGGGGTCCACGACAAGAGACACACGGGGTCCACGACAAGAGACACAAGGGTTCCACGACAAGAGACACAAGGGGTCCACGACAAGAGACACAAGGGGTCCACGACAAGAGACGAGGGGTCCACGACAAGAGACACAAGGGGTCCACGACAAGAGACACACGGGGTCCACGACAAGAGACACAAGGGGTCCACGACAAGAGACACAAGGGGTCCACGACAAGAGACACAAGGGGTCCACGACAAGAGACGAGGGGTCCACGACAAGAGACACAAGGGGTCCACGACAAGAGACACACGGGGTCCACGACAAGAGACACAAGGGGTCCACGACAAGAGACACAAGGGTTCCACGACAAGAGACACAAGGGGTCCACGACAAGAGACACAAGGGGTCCACGACAAGAGATGA